The following are encoded in a window of Parambassis ranga chromosome 15, fParRan2.1, whole genome shotgun sequence genomic DNA:
- the LOC114447612 gene encoding uncharacterized protein LOC114447612 codes for MGFEYPSISPNTGVQTDHVPVTYYANLLISNLIVLCTINAWKFIIPVNLLIPDDYEAVTIIRIIFWFAVMAGLSFRVCFALERCFAITFPQCQCIRQTKVSVLLCVGVWVLCAVAIPHIFFFGLHLIIPIFSLLPTPVFIVCLARAIKALPAATLMPAEKKRGALAILVLLLLHNCLTILPMMIFYIYDYINYTLPSSFSHLDMVWALFCLGPLVDLILCLFLRKGPVDMLLASCCEMENAVDEDLHHTTSV; via the exons ATGGGTTTTGAATATCCATCCATTAGCCCCAACACTGGG GTGCAGACTGATCATGTCCCTGTCACCTATTACGCAAACCTCCTCATCTCCAATCTGATAGTGCTCTGCACTATAAACGCTTGGAAATTTATCATCCCTGTCAACCTTCTCATACCTGACGATTATGAAGCTGTCACTATCATTCGTATTATTTTCTGGTTTGCTGTGATGGCAGGCCTCAGCTTCAGGGTGTGTTTTGCTCTGGAAAG GTGTTTTGCCATCACCTTCCCACAGTGCCAGTGCATCAGACAAACTAaagtttctgtgctgctctgtgttggtgtctgGGTCCTTTGTGCTGTTGCCATccctcatatttttttttttgggttacATCTTATCATTCCTattttctctcttctccctACCCCTGTGTTTATTGTCTGTCTAGCTAGGGCCATCAAAGCCCTGCCTGCTGCCACCTTGATGCCAGCTGAGAAAAAACGAGGAGCTTTGGCCATTttggttctgctgctgcttcacaactGTCTAACCATCCTGCCTATGatgattttttacatttatgacTATATAAACTATACATTACCTTCTTCATTTTCTCATCTGGATATGGTCTGGGCCTTGTTTTGTTTGGGTCCTTTAGTGGACCTGATCCTTTGTCTCTTCTTGCGGAAAGGTCCAGTTGACATGCTGCTCGCAAGCTGCTGTGAGATGGAGAACGCTGTAGATGAAGACCTTCACCACACAACTTCTGTGTAA
- the LOC114447613 gene encoding ovarian cancer G-protein coupled receptor 1-like, whose amino-acid sequence MFYFLHFGLMASVGFMVCVSMERYLVIAHPLWYRYRRTIKSSVIVSIVVWILPLVYVLPSYFQVDFHISETIYGVFCLLPLPLFMFFLVGTLRALSSARSVPSDEKRRIVAILVVVLLIYTLLFLPEIIWSLVEEASNNSIFTDLCLCLLQLSPLADLIMYVFIRKGAIDNLLSSLCCDRMDSDADHPVTVLADVSKSAADPQRRSLGEEKE is encoded by the exons atgttttattttttacattttggtcTGATGGCCAGTGTTGGATTCATGGTTTGTGTTTCCATGGAAAG GTATTTGGTCATTGCCCACCCACTGTGGTACAGATACAGAAGGACCATTAAATCCTCTGTGATTGTCAGCATTGTGGTCTGGATCCTTCCTCTTGTTTATGTCCTACCTTCATACTTCCAGGTTGATTTTCACATCAGTGAAACCATCTATGGAGTATTCTGTCTCCTGCCCCTCCCTCTGTTCATGTTCTTCCTGGTTGGGACTCTTAGAGCTCTGTCCTCAGCTCGCAGTGTCCCCTCTGATGAGAAAAGAAGAATTGTGGCTATCTTGGTGGTAGTGCTGCTGATTTACACACTGCTATTTCTGCCTGAAATCATCTGGTCTCTGGTAGAAGAGGCCAGTAATAACAGCATTTTCACTGACTTGTGTTTATGTCTTCTTCAGCTGAGTCCTCTTGCAGACCTGatcatgtatgtttttattagaAAAGGAGCCATAGACAACCTCTtgtcctcactgtgctgtgacAGAATGGACAGTGATGCTGACCATCCTGTCACAGTCCTTGCTGATGTCAGCAAATCAGCAGCAGATCCACAGAGGAGAAGTTTAGGTGAAGAGAAAGAATAA
- the LOC114447614 gene encoding G-protein coupled receptor 4-like, with protein MQYVLTWIICCIGLPLIIVAIIALCFLIRKDHVAPVFVINLLLSDLVQLCCMMVWVTDNNCQILEIFIPYSVGLMASVGFMVCVSMERYLVIAHPLWYRYRRTIKSSVIVSIVIWVLSLVCVLPSDLSFNFNVTVAMFSVFLLLPFPLFIFFLVGTLRALSSVRSVPSDEKRRIVVSPLANLSMYVFIRKGDIDNVLSSVCCSECASTSW; from the exons ATGCAGTATGTGCTGACATGGATCATCTGTTGTATTGGACTTCCTTTGATCATAGTGGCCATCATCGCACTTTGTTTTCTG ATCCGAAAAGATCATGTTGCTCCAGTTTTCGTCATCAACCTTCTACTTTCTGACCTTGTGCAGCTCTGCTGTATGATGGTTTGGGTGACAGACAATAACTGTCAGATCCTTGAAATATTTATTCCTTACAGTGTTGGTCTGATGGCCAGTGTTGGATTCatggtgtgtgtttccatggaaAG ATATTTGGTCATTGCCCACCCACTGTGGTACAGATACAGACGGACCATTAAATCCTCTGTGATCGTCAGCATTGTGATCTGGGTCCTTTCTTTGGTCTGTGTTCTGCCTTCCGATCTATCGTTTAATTTTAATGTGACAGTTGCcatgttctctgtgtttctcctcctccccttccctctGTTCATATTCTTTCTGGTTGGGACTCTCagagctctgtcctcagttcgcAGTGTCCCCTCTGATGAGAAAAGAAGAATTGTG GTAAGTCCCCTTGCAAATTTGTCCATGTATGTCTTCATCAGGAAAGGAGACATAGACAATGTCTTGTCCTCAGTGTGTTGTTCAGAATGTGCCTCTACCAGTTGGTAG
- the LOC114447616 gene encoding proteinase-activated receptor 2-like, protein MEELYNTSGNQSYDYNSYDDNTNYGCFFGNYAFILYVVTWIICCIGLPLIIVAIIALCFLIQKDHVAPVFVINLLLSDLVQLCCMMVMVTDNNCHILEIFIPYYFGLMASVGFMVCVSMERYLVIAHPLWYRYRRTIKSSVIVSIVVWILPPVYIILSSLGENVTAAMLSVFLLLPFPLFMFFLVGTLKALSSARSVPSDEKRRIVAILVVVLLIYTLLFLPHIIYLLVEEIRGYIFGVVCFSLHQLSPLADLTMYLFIRKGAIDNLLSSLCCDRMDSDADRPVTVLADVSKSAADPQQGEV, encoded by the exons ATGGAGGAACTCTACAACACCTCGGGGAACCAAAGTTATGATTATAATTCTTATGATGACAACACAAACTACGGCTGCTTTTTTGGAAACTATGCATTCATCCTGTATGTAGTGACATGGATCATCTGTTGTATTGGACTTCCTTTGATCATAGTGGCCATCATCGCACTTTGTTTCCTG ATACAAAAAGATCATGTTGCTCCAGTTTTCGTCATCAACCTTCTACTTTCTGACCTTGTGCAGCTCTGCTGTATGATGGTTATGGTGACAGACAATAACTGTCACATCCTTGAAATATTTATTCCTTACTATTTTGGTCTGATGGCCAGTGTTGGATTCatggtgtgtgtttccatggaaAG GTATTTGGTCATTGCCCACCCACTGTGGTACAGATACAGACGGACCATTAAATCGTCTGTGATCGTCAGCATTGTGGTCTGGATCCTTCCTCCTGTTTATATCATACTTTCCTCTCTTGGTGAAAACGTGACAGCTGCcatgctctctgtgtttctcctcctccccttccctctGTTCATGTTCTTCCTGGTTGGGACGCTTaaagctctgtcctcagctcGCAGTGTCCCCTCTGATGAAAAAAGAAGGATTGTGGCTATTTTGGTGGTCGTGCTGCTGATTTACACACTGCTCTTCCTGCCTCACATCATCTATCTCCTGGTAGAAGAAATCAGAGGCTACAtttttggtgttgtgtgtttctctcttcaTCAGCTGAGTCCTCTTGCAGACCTGACCATGTATCTTTTTATTAGAAAAGGAGCCATAGACAACCTCTtgtcctcactgtgctgtgacAGAATGGACAGTGATGCTGACCGTCCTGTCACAGTCCTTGCTGATGTCAGCAAATCAGCAGCAGATCCACAGCAAGGAGAAGTTTAG
- the LOC114447718 gene encoding gonadotropin subunit beta-2 codes for MMSQLSRKMLFLGASSFIWLLAPAATFQLPSCQPINQTVSLEKEGCPRCHTVETTICSGHCPTKDPVRKIPFINVYQHVCTYRESYYKTFELPDCPPGVDPTVTYPVALSCHCGGCAMETSDCTFESLQPDFCMNDTPFYY; via the exons ATGATGTCACAGCTCAGCAGAAAGATGTTGTTTCTGGGAGCCTCATCTTTCATCTGGCTCTTGGCTCCAGCAG CGACCTTCCAGCTGCCGTCCTGCCAGCCCATCAACCAGACGGTGTCTCTGGAGAAGGAAGGCTGCCCCCGGTGTCACACAGTGGAAACAACCATCTGCAGCGGGCACTGCCCCACCAAG GACCCTGTCAGAAAGATACCATTCATCAACGTGTACCAACACGTGTGCACGTACCGAGAGTCGTACTACAAAACCTTTGAACTTCCTGACTGCCCACCAGGTGTGGACCCGACCGTCACCTACCCCGTGGCTTTGAGCTGCCACTGTGGTGGCTGTGCTATGGAAACGTCCGACTGCACCTTTGAGAGCCTGCAGCCTGATTTCTGCATGAATGATACACCTTTCTACTACTAG
- the cox20 gene encoding cytochrome c oxidase assembly protein COX20, mitochondrial → MSGNDEENQSKGFKILGILDVQKTPCAREAFLYGAGGSAAAGLLHFLATSRVKRSFDVGFAGFIVTTLGSWFYCRFNNAKLRIQQRLIQEGIKNKVVYEGTVLDPTKKPNAETPSGPT, encoded by the exons ATGTCAGGAAACGACGAGGAGAATCAGAGCAAG GGTTTTAAGATACTGGGGATCCTGGATGTGCAGAAGACTCCATGTGCCAGAGAGGCCTTTCTTTATGGAGCTGGGGGCTCCGCAGCTGCTGGCCTGTTACACTTTTTGGCTACTA GTCGAGTGAAGAGGTCTTTTGATGTGGGATTTGCAGGTTTTATAGTCACCACACTTGGATCATG GTTTTACTGCAGGTTTAACAATGCTAAGCTACGTATCCAGCAGAGGTTAATACAGGAAGGCATCAAGAACAAGGTGGTTTATGAAGGAACTGTTCTGGATCCCACAAAAAAGCCCAATGCAGAAACTCCGTCAGGCCCCACCTGA